From a single Solanum dulcamara chromosome 4, daSolDulc1.2, whole genome shotgun sequence genomic region:
- the LOC129887500 gene encoding E3 ubiquitin-protein ligase RING1-like: protein MSTEATLSTASSRRSYRCYNCNDAFHITNSAGVSSSFRCPRCFHRHLLPNYTIASLTPLFQPFTANFTLSTINSVTFDYSDSETDSDESDSDDFSFELFNSTQFRSPTLKSFLDSLPIVKIDESSKNCPICMEEFGIDTEASQLPCKHYFHYDCIVPWLNRSNTCPLCRHKLPRQAEDEIEKDLQVILDGENGDREFQDNSVVLVSTASSLGLSEVGEDDDDLRERDLDEMRDEDGDIMMVDA from the coding sequence ATGTCGACGGAGGCCACCCTCTCCACCGCCTCTAGCCGCCGTTCTTACCGGTGCTACAACTGCAACGACGCCTTCCACATAACCAACAGCGCCGGCGTGAGCTCCTCCTTTCGCTGCCCTCGTTGCTTTCACCGCCACCTCCTCCCTAACTACACCATTGCCAGTCTTACGCCTCTTTTTCAACCTTTTACTGCCAATTTTACCCTTTCCACCATCAATTCTGTCACTTTTGATTATTCTGATTCGGAAACAGATTCCGATGAGAGTGATTCCGACGATTTTTCGTTTGAGTTgtttaactcaactcaattccGTTCTCCAACTCTTAAATCGTTTCTTGACTCACTCCCGATTGTGAAAATTGATGAATCATCGAAAAACTGTCCGATTTGTATGGAGGAGTTTGGAATTGATACGGAAGCGAGTCAATTGCCTTGTAAGCATTACTTTCATTATGATTGTATTGTCCCTTGGCTTAATCGGAGTAATACTTGTCCACTCTGCCGGCATAAATTGCCGCGACAAGCTGAAGACGAAATTGAAAAGGACCTGCAAGTTATTTTGGATGGTGAAAATGGTGATAGAGAATTTCAAGATAATAGTGTTGTTCTAGTATCAACAGCATCATCCTTAGGATTGAGTGAAGTTGGTGAGGATGATGATGACCTTAGAGAAAGGGATCTGGACGAAATGCGCGATGAAGATGGTGATATAATGATGGTTGATGCATGA